A region of Anaerobranca gottschalkii DSM 13577 DNA encodes the following proteins:
- a CDS encoding TrmH family RNA methyltransferase, with protein sequence MLITSIENKIVKEILEIKRKGKKSKSPLLFFEGYRLVEDILKSGAKVEKLIIREGDLGKYRHIIQDKNYVIVTDKVFKEISGTVNSQGIGLLAYKPLPPELNLGTLALAVDGVQDPGNLGTIIRTAVAAGVNSLFLLKGTVDLYNEKVLRSTMGALYKIPIYLDMEIEDLKEIIDKYSLTPVKTSVHGEYLYNSIPKGKYLVFVGNEGNGLSQRVENLPGITVKIPLYGDIESLNVAVATGIVLYGIRG encoded by the coding sequence GTGTTAATTACCTCTATTGAAAACAAGATTGTAAAAGAAATTTTAGAAATTAAAAGAAAGGGGAAAAAAAGCAAAAGTCCACTCCTATTTTTTGAAGGATATCGCTTAGTAGAAGATATATTAAAATCCGGTGCTAAAGTAGAAAAACTTATTATAAGAGAGGGAGACTTGGGAAAATATCGCCATATAATCCAAGATAAGAATTATGTGATTGTAACAGATAAAGTCTTTAAAGAAATTTCTGGTACTGTTAATAGTCAAGGAATAGGGTTATTAGCCTATAAACCGCTTCCCCCTGAACTTAATCTAGGTACCCTTGCCTTGGCTGTAGATGGAGTACAAGACCCTGGAAATTTAGGGACGATAATTAGAACAGCGGTGGCAGCTGGAGTTAATTCCCTGTTTTTACTAAAAGGAACGGTAGACCTTTATAATGAAAAAGTTTTAAGAAGTACTATGGGTGCCTTATATAAAATTCCAATCTATCTTGATATGGAAATAGAGGATCTTAAAGAAATTATCGATAAATATTCACTGACACCTGTTAAAACTTCTGTCCATGGAGAATATTTATATAATTCTATTCCTAAAGGAAAGTATTTAGTTTTTGTTGGTAATGAAGGAAACGGTCTTTCTCAAAGGGTGGAAAATTTACCGGGTATCACAGTAAAAATTCCTTTATATGGTGATATAGAATCTTTAAATGTAGCTGTAGCAACGGGAATTGTACTGTATGGGATAAGAGGTTAA
- the pheS gene encoding phenylalanine--tRNA ligase subunit alpha: MKEKLSGLLSTALEKIKGAERIEELEGYKVQYLGKKGELTGILRGMGSLAPEERPIIGQIANEVKEQIQRAIEEKIFILEEKLLEDRLQRETIDISLPGLKREIGALHPLTIVRREIEQIFMSMGYEIVEGPEIETDYYNFEALNLPPNHPARDMQDTFYITENILLRTHTSPVQARTMEKRAEAIPLKIISPGRVFRKDDDATHSPMFHQVEGLVIDKNITLGDLKGTLLLFAKEMFGEKQKVRLRPSFFPFTEPSAEVDISCFLCEGKGCSLCSNTGWIEILGAGMVHPNVLRAGGYNPDEVQGFAFGMGVERITMLKYGISDIRELFNGDLRVVKQFARG, encoded by the coding sequence ATGAAGGAAAAATTATCTGGTTTATTATCCACTGCCCTTGAAAAAATAAAGGGAGCAGAAAGGATAGAAGAATTAGAAGGATATAAAGTCCAATACTTAGGAAAAAAAGGGGAATTAACTGGGATTTTAAGGGGTATGGGTTCTTTGGCACCTGAGGAAAGGCCAATTATCGGTCAAATTGCAAACGAAGTTAAAGAACAAATACAAAGGGCCATTGAAGAAAAAATTTTTATTTTGGAAGAAAAGTTATTAGAGGATAGATTGCAAAGGGAAACAATAGATATTTCCTTACCAGGACTTAAAAGAGAAATAGGAGCCCTTCATCCCCTTACCATTGTTCGTAGGGAAATAGAACAAATTTTTATGAGTATGGGCTATGAAATTGTGGAAGGACCAGAAATAGAAACAGATTATTACAATTTTGAAGCATTAAATTTACCTCCTAATCATCCTGCAAGGGATATGCAAGATACCTTTTATATTACAGAAAATATTCTTCTGAGAACCCACACATCTCCAGTTCAAGCTAGAACAATGGAGAAGAGGGCAGAAGCTATTCCTTTAAAAATAATCAGCCCAGGTAGAGTTTTTAGGAAAGATGATGATGCCACCCATTCCCCTATGTTCCATCAAGTAGAGGGATTGGTCATAGATAAAAATATTACTTTAGGAGATTTAAAAGGAACACTTTTATTATTTGCAAAGGAAATGTTTGGTGAAAAACAAAAGGTTCGTCTCCGTCCTAGTTTCTTCCCTTTTACAGAGCCATCGGCAGAAGTAGATATAAGTTGTTTTCTTTGTGAGGGTAAAGGATGTAGTTTATGCTCTAATACTGGCTGGATAGAAATATTAGGTGCAGGTATGGTCCATCCTAATGTACTTCGGGCAGGTGGATATAATCCCGATGAAGTACAGGGTTTCGCATTCGGTATGGGTGTAGAAAGAATAACTATGCTTAAATACGGAATAAGTGATATAAGGGAATTGTTCAATGGTGATTTAAGGGTAGTAAAACAATTTGCAAGGGGGTAA